The following proteins are co-located in the Massilia litorea genome:
- a CDS encoding Zn-dependent hydrolase has product MPDTLRINGQRLWNSLMELARIGATPKGGVKRLTLTDLDRQGRDLVVGWARAAGMSVTVDKIGNVFMRRAGRDNSLPPIVTGSHVDTQPTGGKFDGNYGVLAGIEVVRTLNDRNIVTEAPIEVAFWTNEEGSRFVPVMMGSGVFCGAFSLETAYAAKDVDGKTVREELERIGYLGDQEPGQHPIGAYFEAHIEQGPVLEDADKVIGVVPAVMGLSWYDCTVSGMEAHAGPTPMGLRRDALQVATTIMQEVVAIANRYPPYGRGTVGMVQVFPNSRNVIPGQVKFSIDLRNVNDALLNTMHEEMLAFVAKTQRETGLGIEIERVSYYPPCPFHPDCVDAVRAATAKLGYSTMDVVSGAGHDAIYTARVAPSGMIFVPCKDGISHNEIEDAQPAHLEAGCNVLLHAMLERAGVAQDAVVAGEAASI; this is encoded by the coding sequence ATGCCCGACACCCTGCGCATCAACGGCCAACGCCTGTGGAACTCCCTGATGGAGCTCGCCCGGATCGGCGCCACCCCCAAAGGCGGCGTCAAGCGCCTCACCCTGACCGACCTCGACCGCCAGGGCCGCGACCTCGTCGTCGGCTGGGCGCGCGCAGCCGGCATGAGCGTCACCGTCGACAAGATCGGCAACGTCTTCATGCGCCGCGCAGGCCGCGACAACAGCCTGCCCCCGATCGTCACCGGCAGCCACGTCGACACCCAGCCGACCGGCGGCAAATTCGACGGCAACTATGGCGTGCTGGCCGGCATCGAAGTCGTGCGCACCCTGAACGACCGCAACATCGTGACGGAGGCCCCGATCGAGGTCGCCTTCTGGACCAACGAGGAGGGCTCGCGTTTCGTGCCGGTGATGATGGGGTCCGGCGTGTTCTGCGGCGCCTTCAGCCTGGAGACCGCCTATGCAGCGAAGGACGTCGACGGCAAGACCGTGCGCGAGGAGCTCGAGCGCATCGGCTACCTCGGCGACCAGGAACCCGGCCAGCATCCGATCGGCGCCTACTTTGAAGCGCACATCGAACAGGGCCCGGTGCTGGAAGACGCCGACAAGGTGATCGGCGTGGTGCCGGCCGTGATGGGCCTGTCCTGGTACGACTGCACGGTGTCCGGTATGGAAGCCCACGCCGGCCCGACGCCGATGGGCTTGCGCCGCGACGCGCTGCAGGTCGCCACCACCATCATGCAGGAGGTCGTCGCGATTGCGAACCGCTACCCGCCCTACGGACGCGGCACGGTCGGCATGGTGCAGGTGTTCCCGAACAGCCGCAACGTGATTCCCGGCCAGGTGAAATTCAGCATCGACCTGCGCAACGTGAACGACGCGCTCCTCAACACGATGCACGAGGAGATGCTGGCGTTCGTCGCGAAGACGCAACGCGAGACCGGCCTGGGCATCGAGATCGAGCGCGTCTCCTATTACCCGCCTTGCCCCTTCCATCCCGATTGCGTGGACGCCGTCCGTGCGGCCACCGCCAAGCTCGGCTATTCGACGATGGACGTGGTCTCGGGCGCCGGCCACGACGCCATCTACACGGCGCGGGTCGCGCCCTCGGGCATGATCTTCGTGCCCTGCAAGGATGGCATCAGCCACAACGAGATCGAGGATGCGCAGCCCGCCCACCTCGAGGCCGGCTGCAATGTCCTGCTGCATGCGATGCTGGAACGGGCCGGCGTCGCGCAGGACGCAGTCGTCGCAGGCGAAGCAGCGAGCATCTGA
- the hydA gene encoding dihydropyrimidinase → MTTIIRGGTIVNADRAFRGDVLCFGDKIVAVGEQLDAPANATVIDAGGQYVMPGGIDTHTHMQLPFMGTVTADDFFTGTAAGLAGGTTTIMDFVIPDPKQSLLEAYRTWRGWARKSAGDYTFHVAVTWWDESVHADMGTLVREHGVNSFKHFMAYKNAIMADDETLVKSFRRALELGAIPTVHAENGELVYQLQQELLQKGITGARAHPLSRPPEVEAEAANRAIAIAKVLGTPVYIVHVSCAESLEAITRARAKGQRVYGEALAGHLVIDDSVYASEDEDFARGHVMSPPFRGKHHQAALWQGLRGGNLHTTATDHCTFCAEQKAAGADNFTRIPNGCGGVEERMAIVWDAGVNSGTLTPSEFVRVTSTNAAQIFNMYPRKGVIEVGADADLVVWDPNGTRTISAKTQFAKGGFNVFEGRTVRGIPTHTIAAGKLVFERGDLRAEEGAGRHIDRPAFTTTQA, encoded by the coding sequence ATGACGACGATTATCCGCGGCGGCACCATCGTGAACGCCGACCGCGCCTTCCGCGGCGACGTGCTCTGTTTTGGCGACAAGATCGTGGCCGTCGGCGAGCAGCTGGACGCGCCCGCGAACGCCACCGTCATCGACGCGGGCGGACAGTATGTGATGCCGGGCGGGATCGACACCCACACCCACATGCAGCTGCCGTTCATGGGCACCGTCACCGCCGACGATTTTTTTACGGGGACCGCGGCTGGCCTGGCGGGCGGCACGACGACGATCATGGATTTCGTGATTCCCGATCCGAAGCAGTCGCTGCTGGAGGCCTACCGCACCTGGCGCGGCTGGGCGAGGAAGTCGGCCGGCGACTACACCTTCCACGTGGCCGTGACCTGGTGGGATGAGTCCGTGCACGCCGACATGGGCACGCTGGTGCGCGAGCACGGCGTGAACAGTTTTAAACATTTCATGGCCTACAAAAACGCGATCATGGCGGACGACGAAACGCTCGTGAAAAGTTTCCGGCGCGCGCTGGAACTGGGGGCGATCCCGACGGTCCACGCCGAGAACGGAGAACTCGTCTATCAGTTGCAGCAGGAACTGCTGCAAAAGGGTATCACCGGCGCCAGGGCGCATCCGCTGTCGCGTCCGCCGGAAGTCGAGGCCGAGGCGGCGAACCGCGCCATTGCCATCGCCAAGGTGCTCGGTACGCCCGTCTACATCGTGCACGTGTCCTGCGCCGAGTCGCTCGAGGCCATCACCCGTGCCCGTGCCAAGGGACAGCGCGTGTACGGCGAAGCGCTGGCTGGCCACCTCGTCATCGACGACAGCGTGTACGCCAGCGAAGACGAGGATTTCGCCCGCGGCCACGTGATGAGCCCGCCGTTTCGCGGCAAGCATCACCAGGCGGCGCTGTGGCAGGGCCTGCGTGGGGGCAACCTGCACACGACGGCGACCGACCACTGCACCTTCTGCGCCGAACAGAAGGCGGCCGGTGCCGACAATTTCACGCGGATCCCGAACGGCTGCGGCGGCGTCGAGGAACGCATGGCGATCGTCTGGGACGCCGGCGTCAACTCGGGCACCCTGACGCCCTCCGAATTCGTGCGCGTCACCTCGACCAACGCCGCGCAGATTTTTAATATGTACCCGAGAAAAGGCGTGATCGAGGTCGGGGCCGATGCCGACCTCGTCGTCTGGGACCCGAACGGCACCCGGACCATCTCGGCGAAAACCCAGTTCGCGAAAGGCGGCTTCAACGTCTTCGAAGGCCGCACCGTACGCGGCATTCCCACGCACACGATTGCCGCCGGCAAGCTCGTCTTCGAACGTGGCGACTTGCGCGCGGAAGAGGGCGCCGGCCGCCACATCGACCGGCCGGCATTCACCACGACGCAAGCTTGA
- a CDS encoding NCS1 family nucleobase:cation symporter-1, with protein MTQHPVSTELWNHDLAPTSAAQRTWRWYHFAALWVGMVMCIPAYTLSASLIEAGMSGWQAVWTVFLANAIVLLPMLLIGHAGTKYGIPYAVLARASFGTSGAKLPALMRAIVACGWYGIQTWFGGSMIYTLLGVLAGHPVGGEPIAGLGINLGQLLCFLAFWAIQFYFIVHGMDAIRKLETWTAPLKIVICFVLLGWVYNKAGGFGPLLDQPSQFVEGGKKAGQFWSTFWPSLTAMVGFWATLALNIPDFTRFAKSQRDQVIGQTIGLPAPMGLLAALAVIVTSATVVLYGKALWDPVDVASRMTGVAVLIALIVLLIDTVSVNLAANLVGPAYDFSALAPKTISYRAGGYLTAGIALVMMPWKILETTQGYIFTWLIGYSALLGPIAGILIIDYYFIRKTALDVDQLYRHGGIYSYGSGWNVAAIVAFVLGVAPNIPGFLNAAFPASFPEVGATFKTIYTYAWFVGVLISGLAYGLMMKGRALPALRPAANS; from the coding sequence GTGACGCAACACCCTGTCAGCACCGAACTCTGGAATCACGATCTGGCGCCCACCAGCGCCGCGCAGCGCACCTGGCGCTGGTACCACTTCGCCGCGCTCTGGGTCGGCATGGTGATGTGCATCCCCGCCTATACGCTCTCGGCCAGCCTGATCGAAGCCGGCATGTCCGGCTGGCAAGCGGTGTGGACGGTGTTCCTGGCGAACGCCATCGTGCTGCTGCCGATGCTCCTGATCGGCCATGCCGGCACCAAATACGGCATCCCGTATGCGGTGCTGGCGCGCGCCTCCTTCGGCACCTCGGGCGCCAAGCTGCCGGCCCTGATGCGCGCGATCGTCGCTTGCGGCTGGTACGGCATCCAGACCTGGTTTGGCGGCAGCATGATCTATACGCTGCTGGGCGTGCTGGCCGGACATCCGGTCGGCGGCGAGCCGATCGCGGGCCTGGGCATCAACCTCGGCCAGCTGCTCTGTTTCCTGGCCTTCTGGGCGATCCAGTTCTATTTCATCGTGCACGGCATGGACGCGATCCGCAAACTGGAAACCTGGACCGCGCCGCTGAAGATCGTCATCTGCTTCGTGCTGCTCGGCTGGGTGTACAACAAGGCGGGCGGCTTCGGTCCGCTGCTCGACCAGCCGTCGCAATTCGTCGAAGGCGGCAAGAAGGCCGGCCAGTTCTGGAGCACCTTCTGGCCCTCGCTCACGGCCATGGTCGGTTTCTGGGCGACGCTGGCGCTGAACATCCCCGACTTCACCCGCTTCGCCAAATCCCAGCGCGACCAGGTCATCGGCCAGACCATCGGCCTGCCGGCACCGATGGGCCTGCTCGCGGCCCTGGCCGTGATCGTCACCTCGGCCACCGTGGTCCTGTACGGCAAGGCCTTGTGGGATCCGGTCGACGTCGCCAGCCGCATGACGGGCGTGGCCGTATTGATCGCCCTGATCGTGCTGCTGATCGACACCGTCAGCGTCAACCTCGCCGCCAACCTGGTCGGCCCGGCCTACGACTTTTCCGCGCTGGCGCCAAAGACCATCAGCTACCGTGCAGGCGGCTACCTGACGGCCGGCATCGCGCTGGTGATGATGCCCTGGAAAATCCTGGAGACGACCCAGGGCTATATCTTCACCTGGCTGATCGGCTATTCCGCACTGCTGGGGCCGATCGCCGGCATCCTGATCATCGACTACTATTTCATCCGCAAGACCGCCCTCGACGTCGACCAGCTCTACCGCCATGGCGGCATCTATTCGTACGGCAGCGGCTGGAACGTCGCGGCCATCGTCGCTTTCGTGCTGGGCGTGGCGCCGAACATCCCGGGCTTCCTGAACGCCGCCTTCCCGGCCTCGTTCCCGGAAGTGGGGGCGACCTTCAAGACGATTTATACCTATGCCTGGTTCGTCGGCGTGCTCATTTCCGGGCTTGCCTACGGCCTGATGATGAAAGGACGCGCGCTGCCGGCGCTGCGTCCGGCTGCGAATTCCTAG
- the preA gene encoding NAD-dependent dihydropyrimidine dehydrogenase subunit PreA, with protein sequence MADLSIDFCGIKSPNPFWLASAPPTDKAYNVVRAFEAGWGGVVWKTLGEDPPAVNVSSRYSAHYGKNREVIGFNNIELITDRSLEINLREITAVKKAWPDRAMIVSLMLPCEEAPWAAILPLVEATGADGIELNFGCPHGMPERGMGAAVGQVPEYVQMVTAWCKKHTRLPVIVKLTPNITDVRAPARAALAGGADAVSLINTVNSITHLDLDRMVAFPAVGNASTHGGYCGSAVKPIALNMVAEIARDPVTAGLPISGIGGIGNWRDAAEFIALGAGSVQVCTAAMLHGFRIVEEMKDGLARWMDEKGYADIAAFSRKAVPNTTDWKYLDMNFQTIAHIDQDKCIGCGKCFVACEDTSHQAIAQRIMENGARRYEVIRDECVGCNLCEITCPVEACIAMVPQETGKPYMNWTQDPRNPRAESRADAAVGQTTAVIEPA encoded by the coding sequence ATGGCCGACCTGAGCATCGATTTCTGCGGTATCAAATCGCCCAATCCGTTCTGGCTCGCTTCGGCACCGCCGACGGATAAAGCCTATAACGTCGTGCGCGCCTTCGAGGCCGGCTGGGGCGGTGTGGTCTGGAAGACGCTCGGCGAAGATCCGCCGGCCGTCAACGTCTCTTCGCGCTATTCGGCCCACTACGGCAAGAACCGCGAGGTCATCGGCTTCAATAACATCGAGCTGATCACCGACCGCAGCCTGGAGATCAACCTGCGCGAGATCACGGCCGTGAAAAAGGCCTGGCCCGACCGCGCGATGATCGTCTCGCTGATGCTGCCCTGCGAGGAAGCGCCGTGGGCGGCGATCCTGCCGCTGGTGGAAGCGACCGGCGCCGACGGCATCGAACTCAATTTCGGCTGCCCGCATGGCATGCCCGAACGCGGCATGGGCGCGGCCGTCGGCCAGGTGCCCGAATACGTGCAGATGGTCACCGCCTGGTGCAAGAAGCACACGCGCCTGCCCGTCATCGTGAAACTGACGCCGAACATCACCGACGTACGCGCCCCAGCGCGTGCGGCGCTGGCCGGCGGCGCCGATGCGGTCTCGCTGATCAACACTGTCAACTCGATCACCCACCTCGACCTCGATCGCATGGTCGCGTTCCCGGCAGTCGGGAATGCCAGCACCCACGGCGGCTATTGCGGCTCGGCCGTGAAACCGATCGCCCTGAACATGGTGGCCGAGATCGCACGCGACCCGGTCACCGCCGGCTTGCCGATCTCCGGCATCGGCGGCATCGGCAACTGGAGGGACGCGGCCGAATTCATCGCGCTCGGTGCCGGCTCGGTGCAGGTGTGCACGGCTGCCATGCTGCACGGCTTCCGCATCGTCGAGGAGATGAAGGACGGCCTGGCGCGCTGGATGGACGAGAAGGGCTATGCCGACATCGCCGCCTTCTCGCGCAAGGCAGTGCCGAACACGACCGACTGGAAATACCTGGACATGAATTTCCAGACCATCGCCCACATCGACCAGGACAAGTGCATCGGCTGCGGCAAGTGTTTTGTCGCCTGCGAAGACACCTCGCACCAGGCGATCGCGCAGCGGATCATGGAGAACGGCGCCCGCCGCTACGAGGTGATCCGCGACGAGTGCGTCGGCTGCAACCTGTGCGAGATCACCTGCCCGGTCGAGGCCTGCATCGCGATGGTGCCGCAGGAAACCGGCAAGCCCTACATGAACTGGACGCAGGATCCCCGCAATCCGCGCGCGGAAAGCCGGGCCGACGCCGCGGTAGGGCAGACAACGGCGGTCATCGAGCCGGCCTGA
- a CDS encoding NAD(P)-dependent oxidoreductase yields the protein MIETLQHLPPAADSHGALAAQFTDLAPPLTSRQAAIEAARCLYCYDAPCMRACPTGIDVASFIRNIHDGNINGAAIGILKANIFGGSCARVCPTEILCEDACVRNHYAEREPVKIGLLQRHAVDNARFEGHPFARAPSTGKTIAVVGAGPAGLSCAHRLAMLGHDVVVFEAKPKAGGLNEYGIAKYKLPGDFAQQEVDFLLSIGGIDIQYGQALGDNLQLQDLHARFDAVFLGLGLGASRRLGLTGEDAPGLLAATDYIAALRQADDLSRLPVPRRAIVIGAGNTAIDMAVQLKRLGADEVTLVYRRGFDAMSATGHEIEIAKTNFVRIRTWASPLEVLFDGLGRVIGMRFEETRMDEGRLARTGAFIEIAADAVFKAIGQAMAPPSELDALAQELWRDGERIAVDGALRTRVPGIYAGGDCVALGQDLTVQAVQHGKLAALAIHNDILAGAAWPT from the coding sequence ATGATCGAGACTCTCCAGCACCTGCCGCCGGCAGCCGACTCGCACGGCGCGCTCGCGGCGCAGTTCACGGACCTGGCGCCGCCGTTGACAAGCCGCCAGGCGGCCATCGAAGCAGCGCGCTGCCTCTACTGTTACGACGCCCCCTGCATGCGTGCCTGTCCCACCGGCATCGACGTCGCCAGCTTCATCCGCAACATCCACGACGGGAACATCAACGGCGCCGCCATCGGCATCCTCAAGGCGAACATTTTTGGGGGCAGCTGCGCGCGCGTCTGCCCGACCGAAATCCTCTGTGAAGACGCCTGCGTGCGCAATCACTACGCCGAGCGCGAGCCCGTCAAAATCGGCCTGCTGCAGCGCCACGCGGTCGACAATGCGCGCTTCGAGGGTCACCCATTCGCGCGCGCCCCGTCGACCGGGAAGACGATCGCCGTGGTCGGCGCCGGCCCGGCCGGCCTGTCCTGCGCCCACCGCCTCGCCATGCTCGGGCACGACGTCGTCGTGTTCGAAGCGAAGCCGAAAGCCGGCGGCCTGAACGAATACGGCATCGCCAAATACAAGCTGCCCGGCGACTTCGCGCAGCAGGAAGTCGACTTCCTGCTCTCAATCGGCGGCATCGACATCCAGTACGGCCAGGCTCTGGGCGACAACCTCCAGTTGCAGGACCTGCACGCGCGCTTCGACGCGGTCTTCCTCGGCCTGGGCCTGGGTGCCAGCCGCCGCCTCGGCCTGACGGGAGAAGATGCGCCGGGCCTGCTGGCCGCGACCGACTACATTGCGGCCTTACGCCAGGCGGACGACTTGTCTCGTTTGCCGGTACCGCGCCGCGCAATCGTCATCGGCGCGGGCAATACCGCGATCGACATGGCGGTGCAACTGAAACGCCTCGGCGCCGACGAGGTGACCCTGGTCTACCGCCGGGGTTTCGACGCGATGAGCGCAACCGGCCACGAGATCGAGATCGCCAAGACCAATTTCGTGCGCATCCGTACCTGGGCCTCGCCGCTGGAAGTCCTGTTCGACGGCCTGGGGCGCGTGATCGGCATGCGCTTCGAGGAAACCCGCATGGACGAAGGCCGGCTGGCGCGCACCGGCGCCTTTATCGAGATCGCGGCCGATGCCGTGTTCAAGGCCATCGGCCAGGCGATGGCGCCGCCATCGGAACTCGATGCCCTGGCCCAGGAACTATGGCGCGACGGCGAACGCATCGCCGTCGACGGCGCGCTACGCACCAGGGTCCCCGGCATCTACGCCGGCGGCGACTGCGTCGCGCTGGGACAGGACCTGACGGTGCAAGCGGTCCAGCACGGCAAACTGGCCGCGCTGGCGATCCACAACGATATCCTGGCGGGGGCAGCATGGCCGACCTGA
- a CDS encoding CoA-acylating methylmalonate-semialdehyde dehydrogenase, producing MNQLEIIGHFIGGQVVDTAGERYADVFNPALGEPCARVTLASVDEVNAAVFAAQAAFPAWAATPPLARSRILFKYLQLCQQHTDEFAAMITREHGKTFSDAQGEVARGIEVVEFACGIPQLLKGEFTDQIARGIDAWSMRQPLGVVAGITPFNFPVMVPMWMFPVAIACGNTFVLKPSERDPSPSLLHARLLKEAGLPDGVFNVVQGDKLAVDALLDNRDVQAISFVGSTPIAEYIYARGSANGKRVQALGGAKNHMVVMPDADMDMAVDALIGAAYGSAGERCMAISVAVAIGDAGDKLVATLAERTKNLKIGEGMSKGAEMGPVVTQAARQRIERLIGEGVEQGATLVVDGRGHKVEGYENGFFVGGTLFDHVKPEMSIYQEEIFGPVLCVVRLPDVGSAVELINANEYGNGVAVFTRDGGVAREFVRQIQVGMVGVNVPLPVPMAFNSFGGWKRSMFGDHHAYGPEGVRFYTRHKAVMQRWPNTASSGVEFAFPQMK from the coding sequence ATGAATCAACTTGAAATTATCGGCCACTTCATCGGCGGCCAGGTCGTCGACACGGCGGGCGAGCGCTACGCCGACGTCTTCAACCCGGCCCTGGGCGAACCCTGCGCCCGCGTGACCCTCGCCAGCGTCGACGAAGTCAACGCCGCCGTCTTCGCCGCGCAAGCCGCTTTCCCGGCCTGGGCCGCCACGCCGCCGCTGGCGCGCTCGCGCATCCTGTTCAAGTACCTGCAGCTGTGCCAGCAGCACACCGACGAATTCGCGGCCATGATCACGCGCGAACACGGCAAGACCTTCAGCGACGCGCAGGGCGAAGTCGCGCGCGGCATCGAAGTCGTCGAATTCGCCTGCGGCATCCCGCAATTGTTGAAAGGCGAGTTCACCGACCAGATCGCGCGCGGCATCGACGCCTGGTCGATGCGCCAGCCGCTCGGCGTCGTGGCCGGCATCACGCCCTTCAATTTCCCGGTCATGGTGCCGATGTGGATGTTCCCGGTGGCGATCGCCTGCGGTAACACCTTCGTGCTGAAACCGTCGGAGCGCGATCCCTCGCCATCGCTCCTGCACGCGCGCCTGCTGAAGGAAGCCGGCTTGCCGGACGGCGTCTTCAACGTGGTGCAGGGCGATAAGCTTGCCGTCGACGCGCTGCTGGATAATCGCGACGTGCAGGCGATCAGTTTTGTGGGCTCGACCCCGATCGCCGAATACATCTATGCGCGCGGCAGTGCCAACGGCAAGCGTGTGCAGGCCCTGGGCGGCGCCAAGAACCACATGGTCGTGATGCCCGACGCCGACATGGACATGGCGGTCGACGCCCTGATCGGCGCCGCCTACGGCTCGGCGGGCGAGCGCTGCATGGCGATCTCGGTGGCGGTGGCCATCGGCGACGCCGGCGACAAGCTCGTTGCCACCCTGGCCGAGCGTACGAAGAACCTGAAAATCGGCGAGGGCATGAGCAAGGGGGCAGAAATGGGCCCGGTCGTCACGCAAGCGGCGCGCCAGCGCATCGAGCGTCTGATCGGAGAGGGCGTGGAGCAGGGCGCGACCCTCGTCGTCGATGGTCGCGGCCACAAGGTCGAGGGTTATGAAAACGGCTTCTTCGTCGGCGGTACCCTGTTCGACCACGTGAAACCCGAGATGAGCATCTATCAGGAAGAGATCTTCGGGCCGGTGCTGTGCGTGGTGCGGCTGCCGGACGTCGGCAGCGCGGTCGAGCTGATCAACGCCAACGAGTACGGCAACGGCGTCGCCGTCTTCACGCGCGACGGCGGCGTGGCGCGCGAATTCGTGCGCCAGATCCAGGTCGGCATGGTGGGCGTGAACGTCCCGTTGCCGGTGCCGATGGCCTTCAACAGCTTCGGCGGCTGGAAGCGCAGCATGTTCGGCGACCACCACGCCTACGGCCCGGAAGGCGTGCGCTTCTATACGCGCCACAAGGCGGTGATGCAGCGCTGGCCGAATACGGCGAGTTCCGGCGTGGAGTTCGCGTTCCCGCAGATGAAGTGA